A genomic window from Elaeis guineensis isolate ETL-2024a chromosome 3, EG11, whole genome shotgun sequence includes:
- the LOC140856598 gene encoding uncharacterized protein — MKRMGLSGVDAYAKFYQNKSGEFVIEEARQRHEKMLELREQATREVGSDGDTGSQQVCLMTDDTILDTVLGRQLGSGHSMRSKKSRSSSSGRSDDTSVPEAVRTSMSMMQDQISYWMNRSQTLERIVAAVAGRLGIDASELAPLQPHDAASAPPSRHVSGQGSTPGGGNEANESDHT, encoded by the exons atgaagaggatg ggactatccggagtcgacgcctatgctaaattctatcaaaacaagagtggcgagttcgtgatcgaggaggcgaggcagcgtcat gaaaaaatgttagaattgagagagcaggcgacgagggaggtgggatctgatggtgatactggatcgcagcaggtttgtttgatgacagatgatacgattttggataccgtcctcgggcggcagctaggatctggtcatagcatgcggtccaaaaaatcacgcagttcgtcatccggccggtctgatgatacatcggtgccagaggcagttaggacatccatgagcatgatgcaagatcagattagttactggatgaatcgtagtcagacgctcgagaggatcgtagctgcggtggcgggacggctcggtattgatgcttctgagttagcacctctacagccacatgatgccgcctctgcaccaccatcgcgacacgtatcgggtcagggatcgacgcctggaggagggaacgaggccaatgagtcagatcatacttag